A single window of Flavobacterium sp. 140616W15 DNA harbors:
- a CDS encoding D-2-hydroxyacid dehydrogenase family protein, which produces MMRITILDDYQNAVTKLESFKMLKGLDVTILNHTEKDNLKLAELLKDSEIIVLIRERTEISADLLSRLPKLKLISQTGKKSNHLDIAACTKYNVAVAEGIGSPVAPSELAWALIMNTVRQIPQAIQAMKEGKWQTNIGSTIRGKTIGIWGYGKIGQQIAKYANVFGATVLVWGSENSRNQAVADGYQKADSKEEFFSQSDIITLHLRLNESTFGIVKEADLDLMKPNAALINTARAELIEKGALLKSLKKGKPGFAGIDVYEEEPIYDVDFELLNMPNVVCTPHIGYVEKNSYELYFEKAFENVINYINSNPTNIANPEALIKFE; this is translated from the coding sequence ATGATGAGAATTACCATATTAGATGATTACCAAAATGCGGTTACAAAACTAGAATCTTTCAAAATGTTGAAAGGATTGGATGTTACTATTCTGAATCATACCGAGAAAGACAATTTAAAGTTAGCCGAGTTATTAAAAGACTCCGAAATTATTGTTTTAATTAGGGAAAGAACAGAAATTTCAGCCGACCTGCTTTCCAGATTACCTAAATTGAAATTGATTAGCCAAACAGGAAAAAAATCCAATCACCTTGATATTGCTGCTTGTACAAAATATAACGTTGCTGTTGCTGAGGGAATTGGTTCGCCTGTAGCTCCATCTGAACTTGCGTGGGCATTAATCATGAATACAGTTCGTCAGATTCCTCAAGCTATTCAGGCAATGAAAGAAGGAAAATGGCAAACTAATATTGGTTCTACTATTCGAGGCAAAACAATAGGTATTTGGGGGTATGGAAAAATAGGCCAACAAATAGCTAAATATGCAAATGTATTTGGAGCAACGGTTTTAGTTTGGGGAAGTGAAAATTCAAGAAATCAGGCTGTTGCTGATGGATATCAGAAAGCAGATTCTAAAGAAGAATTCTTCTCCCAAAGTGATATTATCACATTACATCTTAGACTTAATGAAAGTACCTTCGGGATTGTAAAAGAAGCCGATTTAGATTTGATGAAACCAAACGCAGCTTTAATAAATACTGCAAGAGCCGAATTAATAGAAAAAGGAGCCTTATTAAAGTCACTTAAAAAAGGAAAACCTGGATTTGCAGGAATAGATGTTTACGAAGAAGAGCCTATTTATGATGTAGATTTTGAATTGCTAAATATGCCAAATGTTGTTTGTACACCTCACATAGGTTATGTTGAGAAAAATAGCTACGAACTCTATTTTGAGAAAGCTTTTGAGAATGTAATTAATTATATCAATAGTAATCCAACAAATATTGCAAATCCCGAAGCATTGATTAAATTTGAATGA
- the hemW gene encoding radical SAM family heme chaperone HemW, protein MSGIYIHIPFCKQACNYCDFHFSTSMKKKEDMVLAIAKEIAMRKNELEFPDSTRIDNQIETIYFGGGTPSVLTNDEINFLISEVYKNYKVVDNPEITLEANPDDLSAERIFELSKSPINRLSIGIQSFFEDDLKMMNRAHNSEEAKKCLEEATKYFDNISLDLIYGVPGMSNEKWKHNIETALSFGIPHISSYALTVEPKTALSKLIQTGKVAKPNDEVASAHFMILVETLEANGFIHYELSNFGKENYFSKNNSAYWLGRKYIGVGPSAHSYDGVSRSWNISNNSLYLKSIQDNKLPNEVEVLSVSDRYNEYIMTGLRTIWGVSLDRIEKEFGTDYLVYLKKQAEKFLNDELVYIENNILRPTAKGKFLTDGIASDLFYLN, encoded by the coding sequence ATGTCAGGAATATATATTCACATACCGTTCTGCAAGCAGGCTTGTAATTATTGCGATTTTCATTTTTCGACTTCAATGAAGAAGAAAGAAGATATGGTTTTGGCTATTGCCAAAGAAATTGCTATGCGGAAAAACGAGCTTGAATTTCCCGATTCAACTCGAATTGACAATCAAATTGAAACCATTTATTTTGGTGGCGGAACTCCTTCGGTATTGACAAATGATGAAATTAACTTTTTAATTTCTGAAGTTTATAAGAATTATAAAGTTGTAGATAATCCTGAAATTACACTCGAAGCAAACCCAGATGATTTATCTGCAGAACGAATTTTTGAGTTATCAAAAAGTCCGATAAATCGCTTGAGTATTGGAATTCAGTCTTTTTTTGAAGATGATTTAAAGATGATGAATCGTGCTCATAATTCAGAGGAAGCCAAGAAATGTCTGGAAGAAGCAACTAAATACTTCGATAATATTTCTTTGGATTTGATATACGGAGTTCCAGGAATGAGCAACGAAAAATGGAAACATAATATAGAAACAGCATTGAGTTTCGGAATCCCACATATTTCGAGTTATGCATTGACGGTAGAACCCAAAACTGCTTTGAGTAAATTAATACAAACAGGAAAAGTTGCTAAACCAAATGATGAAGTGGCGTCGGCTCATTTTATGATTTTGGTAGAAACCCTTGAAGCAAACGGTTTTATTCATTACGAATTATCAAATTTCGGAAAAGAGAATTATTTTTCTAAAAATAATTCGGCATATTGGTTGGGGAGAAAATATATTGGAGTCGGGCCTTCGGCACATAGTTATGATGGTGTTTCCAGAAGTTGGAATATCTCGAATAATTCTCTTTATCTTAAATCAATTCAGGATAATAAATTGCCAAATGAAGTAGAAGTTCTTTCGGTTTCAGACCGTTATAACGAATATATTATGACTGGATTGCGAACCATTTGGGGAGTTTCATTAGATAGAATCGAGAAAGAATTTGGAACAGATTATCTAGTTTATCTAAAAAAACAAGCAGAAAAGTTTCTAAATGATGAATTGGTTTATATCGAGAATAATATTTTAAGACCAACCGCAAAAGGAAAATTCCTGACTGATGGGATTGCGTCAGATTTATTTTATTTAAATTAA
- the ruvC gene encoding crossover junction endodeoxyribonuclease RuvC: protein MTKERIILGIDPGTTIMGFGLIKIVNKKMEFLQLNELQLSKYDNHYQKLKIIFERTIELIETHNPDEIAIEAPFFGKNVQSMLKLGRAQGVAMAAGLSRDIPITEYEPKKIKMAITGNGNASKEQVAKMLQQLLGLKELPKNLDSTDGLAAAVCHFFNSGKVIGTKSYTGWDAFVKQNEERVKK, encoded by the coding sequence ATGACAAAAGAACGCATCATATTAGGAATCGACCCAGGAACAACTATTATGGGTTTTGGATTGATAAAAATTGTCAATAAAAAAATGGAATTTTTGCAACTCAACGAATTGCAATTGTCCAAATATGACAATCATTATCAGAAACTAAAAATCATTTTTGAACGTACCATCGAATTAATCGAAACGCATAATCCGGATGAAATTGCAATTGAAGCACCTTTCTTTGGTAAAAACGTTCAATCGATGCTTAAGTTAGGAAGAGCTCAAGGAGTTGCAATGGCAGCAGGACTTTCGAGAGATATTCCGATAACAGAATATGAGCCTAAAAAAATAAAAATGGCAATTACCGGAAACGGAAATGCTAGTAAAGAACAAGTTGCCAAAATGCTTCAACAGCTTTTAGGATTAAAAGAATTACCTAAAAACTTAGATAGTACCGATGGTTTGGCAGCTGCCGTTTGTCATTTTTTCAACTCAGGAAAAGTAATCGGAACAAAGAGTTACACAGGTTGGGATGCATTTGTAAAACAAAATGAGGAACGAGTTAAGAAATGA
- a CDS encoding lysylphosphatidylglycerol synthase domain-containing protein gives MISIPHKAKQFLVLVVKLLIVGGAFYFIYNQLAQNDKLDWQKFIVLFKKNQSVWGIAFILLFSVLNRYFEILKWQNLAQVIHKISVSEATKQVLGALTAGLFTPNGIGEYAGKALFFDKKDTKKVVFLNLICNGIQMVLTVIFGIFGLMYFNSKYNVITPTTVLLLFGALIVLFLVVFVLKKITIKGYSIEKLIHKINEIPKSIHQKNILLGIYRYLVFSHQYYFLFLAFDVDLPYITLIATISSVYFLASSLPTFQFLDFAVKGSVAVYFFGILGVNEWIVIFISTLMWFLNVVLPVVIGSYYVLNFKAKTAK, from the coding sequence ATGATTTCAATTCCTCACAAAGCTAAACAATTCCTTGTTCTTGTAGTCAAACTTTTGATTGTAGGTGGCGCATTTTACTTTATTTATAATCAACTGGCGCAAAATGACAAACTCGACTGGCAAAAGTTTATCGTTTTGTTCAAAAAGAACCAATCGGTTTGGGGGATTGCATTCATTTTATTGTTCAGCGTTTTAAATCGGTATTTCGAAATCTTAAAATGGCAAAATCTTGCTCAGGTTATCCATAAAATATCAGTTTCTGAAGCTACAAAACAAGTTCTTGGCGCTCTAACGGCTGGACTTTTTACACCAAACGGTATTGGAGAATATGCTGGAAAAGCATTGTTTTTTGATAAAAAAGACACTAAAAAAGTGGTGTTTTTAAACCTAATCTGCAACGGAATACAAATGGTACTAACTGTTATATTTGGCATTTTTGGTTTGATGTATTTTAACTCTAAGTACAATGTAATTACGCCAACAACGGTTCTATTACTTTTTGGAGCTCTTATAGTTTTATTTCTAGTGGTTTTTGTATTAAAGAAAATCACTATCAAAGGATATTCTATCGAGAAACTAATTCATAAGATTAACGAAATTCCAAAATCAATTCATCAGAAAAACATCCTTTTAGGAATTTACCGTTACCTTGTTTTTTCACATCAATATTATTTTCTTTTTCTCGCTTTTGATGTCGACTTGCCTTACATCACACTAATAGCAACAATCTCTTCAGTTTATTTCTTAGCTTCGTCTTTACCTACTTTTCAATTTTTAGATTTTGCTGTAAAAGGAAGTGTCGCCGTTTATTTCTTTGGAATTCTTGGGGTAAACGAATGGATTGTGATTTTTATATCTACTCTGATGTGGTTCTTAAATGTAGTTTTACCTGTGGTTATTGGAAGTTATTATGTTTTAAATTTTAAAGCCAAAACTGCTAAATAA
- a CDS encoding glycosyltransferase, whose protein sequence is MTILYAIIFLYCLVIASLSYGFTKIKKYQSSELPPKTRFTIVVPFRNEVENLPILLKSISALNYPIEFFEVILVDDDSEESFCILSQKFNIQIMKNIRVSNSPKKDAITTAMQHATNEWIITTDADCIVPKNWLQTLDNYIQLHDVSMIAGAVTYECDKSFLHHFQQLDLTSLQGATIGSFGLNNGFMCNGANFAYTKSLFQKLNGFDGNNKIASGDDVFLLQKAIASFPKQVHYLKSETNIIITKPTSDWRSLFHQRIRWAAKTGSYQSMFGKSLGIIVFFANLSLVITWISFLTLQINYTNLLSILILKFILDSVLLYQTNSFLTNKQMRHFILSNLWYPFFSTSVAIYSLLGSYKWKGRQFSK, encoded by the coding sequence ATGACAATTCTATATGCGATCATATTTCTCTATTGTCTTGTTATTGCTTCGCTTAGTTATGGTTTCACCAAAATTAAAAAATATCAATCTAGCGAATTACCTCCTAAAACACGTTTTACGATTGTAGTTCCTTTTAGAAACGAAGTAGAAAATCTACCCATTCTATTAAAGAGTATTTCAGCATTAAATTACCCAATAGAATTCTTCGAAGTAATTTTAGTTGATGATGATTCTGAAGAATCGTTTTGTATTCTTTCTCAGAAATTTAATATTCAAATCATGAAAAACATTCGTGTTTCGAATTCTCCTAAAAAAGATGCGATCACAACAGCAATGCAACATGCCACGAATGAATGGATTATTACAACCGATGCTGATTGTATTGTTCCTAAAAACTGGTTACAAACTCTAGATAATTACATTCAGCTTCATGATGTTTCGATGATTGCTGGAGCAGTGACATATGAATGCGATAAATCTTTTTTGCATCATTTTCAGCAATTGGATTTAACGAGCTTACAAGGCGCAACAATTGGAAGCTTTGGTCTAAATAACGGTTTTATGTGCAATGGTGCTAATTTTGCCTACACCAAATCATTATTTCAAAAACTAAATGGATTTGATGGAAATAATAAAATTGCCAGCGGAGATGATGTTTTTTTATTACAAAAAGCAATTGCATCATTTCCTAAGCAGGTACATTATTTAAAATCAGAGACTAATATCATAATTACAAAACCTACTTCTGATTGGAGAAGCTTATTTCATCAACGAATTCGTTGGGCGGCTAAAACTGGTTCCTATCAAAGTATGTTTGGAAAATCATTAGGCATTATTGTTTTCTTTGCTAATTTGAGTTTGGTCATAACCTGGATTTCATTCTTGACTTTACAGATAAACTACACTAATCTATTAAGCATTCTAATCCTGAAATTTATTCTGGACTCAGTATTACTTTACCAAACCAATTCTTTTTTGACTAATAAGCAAATGCGGCATTTTATTCTATCAAACTTATGGTATCCTTTTTTTAGTACTAGTGTCGCCATATATAGCCTATTAGGAAGTTATAAATGGAAAGGAAGACAATTCTCTAAATAA
- a CDS encoding DUF456 domain-containing protein — MDSLLLLLGFICMIIGILGSFLPVLPGISLSWLGLLLLYLTKAVPMNYWVLGITLTITIIISILNYIIPAKGTKRFGGSSYGIWGTNIGLVVGIFAPIPFGFIIGPFLGAFIGELLYDYKDHNRALKAATGSFIGFLASSFINFMLCIIFFGLFLTVVWQNRVGLF; from the coding sequence ATGGATTCACTATTATTGTTACTCGGTTTTATATGTATGATTATTGGTATTTTAGGCAGTTTTCTACCTGTTTTGCCTGGAATAAGTTTAAGTTGGCTAGGCTTATTGTTGCTGTATTTAACAAAAGCTGTCCCGATGAATTATTGGGTTTTAGGAATTACGCTGACAATCACAATTATCATTTCTATTTTGAATTACATCATACCTGCCAAAGGTACCAAGAGATTTGGAGGAAGCTCTTACGGTATTTGGGGAACTAATATTGGTTTAGTTGTAGGGATCTTTGCCCCGATTCCTTTTGGATTCATTATCGGCCCATTTTTAGGTGCCTTTATTGGAGAATTACTATACGATTACAAAGATCATAATCGCGCCTTAAAAGCAGCTACGGGTTCATTTATTGGCTTCTTAGCTTCGAGTTTTATAAACTTTATGCTTTGTATTATATTCTTTGGTTTGTTCCTTACAGTTGTATGGCAAAATCGTGTTGGATTATTTTAA